A genome region from Anastrepha obliqua isolate idAnaObli1 chromosome 4, idAnaObli1_1.0, whole genome shotgun sequence includes the following:
- the LOC129246304 gene encoding putative gustatory receptor 59e, with product MLAVFCPIVICCFILDYIRMDCGFIYYILNTSVFNLSNVLITLNLCQYLVSLRFVYQMYRGLNEILKGRLNQVGSMTLDTYEDTANDIYISGFSWFHREFYSSCCGGGNKFKILKSLSRPYFDLDRIMAKLTKVFGIILLFNFLGSLLSLAVECFAVYKFFDNANILGDTLLDVHNRFLWLLIHVGRILLILIANHAIIEEKCRTIFIINELHITSKEMERAINRFLLRLMVHQPVEMACGAVDLDLLVLSGIAGAMANYIIFLIQTDVGRLTMERSQNITIAL from the exons ATGCTTGCTGTTTTTTGCCCAATTGTGATATGCTGCTTCATTCTTGATTACATTCGCATGGATTGcggctttatttattatatcctCAATACAAGTGTTTTCAATTTATCAAATGTTCTGATAACATTAAATCTATGCCAATATTTGGTATCGTTACGTTTTGTGTACCAAATGTATCGGGGCTTAAATGAGATATTGAAGGGACGCCTGAATCAAGTTGGATCAATGACTTTAGACACGTACGAAGATACTGCCAACGATATCTACATAAGCGGATTTTCTTGGTTTCACCGTGAATTTTATAGTTCGTGCTGCGGAGGGGGAAacaagttcaaaattttaaaatcattaagtCGACCATATTTCGATTTGGACCGAATAATGGCGAAATTGACAAAGGTCTTTggaattattttactttttaattttcttggctCGTTACTCAGCCTTGCTGTGGAGTGTTTTGCTGTATACAAATTCTTTGATAATGCGAATATTTTGGGAGACACATTGCTGGATGTACATAATAGGTTTTTGTGGCTTTTAATACATGTGGGACGCATTCTGTTGATTTTAATCGCAAACCATGCGATCATTGAAGAG aaatgtcgtacaatttttataataaacgaATTGCATATTACATCGAAGGAAATGGAACGTGCGATCAATCGCTTTTTGCTTCGACTCATGGTGCACCAGCCAGTGGAAATGGCTTGTGGTGCAGTAGATCTGGACTTGCTGGTCTTAAGTGGG ATTGCTGGTGCTATGGCCAACTACATTATATTTCTTATACAAACCGATGTGGGCAGATTAACAATGGAAAGAAGtcaaaatattacaatagcATTGTAA